One window of Drosophila busckii strain San Diego stock center, stock number 13000-0081.31 chromosome 3L, ASM1175060v1, whole genome shotgun sequence genomic DNA carries:
- the LOC108599126 gene encoding exosome complex component MTR3, with amino-acid sequence MLRVAPIKNTLLDGATITEQLYTTPKDCEDFFESLEKPTEVKATPRSTFIRAGVLTTVRGSAYMEYGNTKVLAIVAPPRELMRSSARRMNMGVLNCYVNFAAFASGELETVPEREKHLGGMLTKALEPLVCRNEFLNFQLDVRVLILDDDGCLLSTAINCCGVALVECGISTYDIITASTACIYKNLVFVNPSAKVEELLGQHRGADSAQMEEHGLLMNASMDTFEQLAQCQQCGYMKPETFVKLLDYTLEINKSLRQLIRRVLTDRVKEQHVLDKKEQEAERQEDERLAGIIARLKEQGLHEFIQSNIKEDPYTKK; translated from the exons atgctgcgCGTTGCACCAATCAAAAACACGTTGCTCGATGGGGCTACCATAACCGAGCAGCTATACACAACACCTAAGGATTGTGAAGACTTTTTTGAAAGCCTAGAGAAACCCACTGAAGTTAAAGCAACACCACGTTCCACCT TTATACGTGCCGGCGTGTTAACAACGGTGCGAGGTTCGGCTTATATGGAATATGGCAATACCAAAGTGTTGGCAATCGTGGCGCCACCACGGGAGCTGATGCGTTCGAGCGCACGCCGTATGAATATGGGCGTGCTGAATTGCTATGTAAATTTCGCAGCGTTTGCCAGCGGAGAGTTAGAAACGGTGCCAGAGAGGGAGAAACATTTGGGTGGCATGTTGACTAAAGCGTTAGAGCCACTTGTTTGCCGGAATGAGTTTCTTAACTTTCAGCTGGATGTACGTGTGCTCATTCTTGACGATGATGGCTGTCTTCTGAGCACGGCGATTAATTGCTGCGGCGTGGCGCTGGTTGAGTGCGGCATATCCACATATGATATAATCACAGCCTCTACCGcgtgtatttataaaaatcttGTATTTGTGAATCCCAGCGCCAAAGTGGAAGAGCTACTCGGTCAGCATCGTGGCGCTGACAGCGCACAGATGGAGGAACACGGATTGCTAATGAATGCCAGTATGGATACATttgagcagctggcgcagTGCCAACAATGCGGCTATATGAAACCGGAAACGTTTGTTAAGCTGCTTGACTATACTCTTGAGATAAATAAAAGTCTGCGTCAGCTTATACGACGTGTGTTAACGGACCGTGTAAAGGAGCAGCATGTTCTGGACAAAAAGGAGCAGGAAGCAGAACGGCAGGAAGATGAGCGTTTAGCGGGTATTATTGCACGCCTCAAGGAGCAAGGTCTTCATGAGTTTATACAGTCCAACATAAAAGAGGATCCCTATACTAAGAAATAA
- the LOC108599125 gene encoding U4/U6 small nuclear ribonucleoprotein Prp3 isoform X1, with the protein MSSIITRKDGDEQKSATKRSATGADASADIAGKKQKNGTETVAASLSSTQIKLMMAHAQREIEERKRALNNLRDKDPLLASVPQIGLPVALATQALSKKPTPEDSEKARKIAELQAQIRAKLTGNLANLINQQPSAVAAAAAAAAAAQQQRPKPLILDEEGRTVDKSGRAINIPTVTPTLKANIRAKKREVFQRQTVGSEGGSAGGSHTVQDDAAKFFDERIMQKPTVRTKRTLRFHEPGKFQQLAERLRMKTQLERLQNEISQIARKTGISSATKLALIAPKQDMPEDAPQMEWWDSVILTQDLQTLDEASGKISIRQNAITNLIEHPTQMKPPNEPLKPVYLPVFLTKKERKKLRRQNRREAWKEEQEKIRLGLVAPPEPKLRISNLMRVLGTDAVQDPTKIEAHVREQMAKRQKAHEDANNARKLTTEQKSEKKQRKLKEDTSCGVHVSVYRIRDMQDNQSKKFKVETNAKQLQMTGSVALFRDCCVVVVEGGPKQQKKYRRLMLHRIKWEEDIVKGDGQEEVPNSCVLVWEGTAQRRHFGEIKFKVFPMEKMAREFFQKHQVEHYWDLAYSGAVLEASTDQQ; encoded by the exons ATGTCGTCTATTATAACTCGCAAGGATGGCGACGAACAAAAATCGGCCACCAAGCGCAGTGCCACAGGCGCTGACGCGAGCGCCGACATAGCAGGGAAGAAACAAAAGAATGGAACTGAGACGGTCGCGGCATCGCTAAGCTCCACCCAAATAAAGCTAATGATGGCCCATGCACAGCGCGAGATCGAGGAACGCAAGCGTGCGCTAAATAATCTTCGAGATAAGGATCCCTTGCTGGCATCAGTGCCACAAATTGGGTTGCCTGTTGCTCTAGCCACACAAGCTCTGTCCAAGAAGCCCACACCCGAGGATTCCGAGAAGGCTCGAAAGATAGCCGAACTGCAAGCGCAGATCCGCGCCAAGTTAACTGGCAATCTGGccaatttaattaatcaacaaCCCTCAGCTGTtgccgcagcggcagcagctgcagctgcagcacaacaacagcgtcCCAAGCCGCTTATATTAGATGAGGAGGGTCGCACTGTAGACAAAAGTGGACGTGCTATCAATATACCTACAGTAACACCTACGCTCAAAGCAAACATACGTGCCAAGAAGCGGGAAGTCTTCCAGCGCCAAACTGTTGGCAGCGAGGGAGGTAGCGCAGGCGGTTCACACACGGTCCAAGACGATGCCGCCAAGTTCTTTGATGAACGCATTATGCAAAAGCCGACTGTGCGCACCAAGCGCACTCTGCGGTTCCATGAACCTGGCAAGTTCCAGCAGCTGGCGGAGCGTTTGCGCATGAAAACCCAGCTAGAACGACTGCAGAACGAAATCTCGCAAATAGCGCGTAAAACAGGCATTTCCTCAGCTACCAAACTAGCGTTAATAGCCCCCAAGCAGGACATGCCTGAGGATGCGCCACAAATGGAGTGGTGGGACTCTGTCATACTCACACAGGATCTGCAGACGTTGGACGAGGCAAGTGGAAAGATAAGCATACGTCAAAATGCTATCACCAATCTGATTGAGCATCCCACACAGATGAAGCCGCCAa ATGAGCCGCTCAAGCCAGTTTATCTGCCCGTCTTTCTCACCAAAAAGGAGCGTAAGAAGTTGCGTCGTCAAAATCGTCGAGAAGCTTGGAAAGAGGAACAGGAAAAAATACGTTTGGGTCTAGTAGCACCGCCGGAGCCGAAGCTACGCATATCTAACCTAATGCGTGTGCTGGGCACAGACGCAGTGCAGGATCCCACCAAGATAGAGGCGCATGTGCGCGAGCAAATGGCCAAGCGACAAAAGGCGCACGAGGATGCTAACAATGCCAGAAAGCTGACCACCGAGCAGAAGAGCGAGAAGAAGCAGCGCAAGCTTAAAGAGGACACTAGCTGTGGTGTGCATGTAAGCGTGTATCGCATACGTGATATGCAGGATAACCAAAGTAAAAAGTTCAAAGTGGAAACgaatgccaagcagctgcagatgACGGGCAGCGTGGCGCTCTTTCGAGATTGCTGCGTGGTCGTTGTTGAGGGTGGTCccaagcagcagaagaagtaTCGCCGCCTGATGTTGCATCGCATTAAGTGGGAGGAGGATATTGTCAAAGGTGATGGACAGGAGGAAGTGCCAAATTCGTGTGTGCTTGTCTGGGAGGGCACCGCACAGCGACGACATTTTGgcgaaatcaaatttaaagtcTTTCCCATGGAGAAAATGGCGCGCGAGTTCTTTCAGAAGCATCAGGTGGAGCACTACTGGGATTTAGCCTATTCCGGCGCAGTGCTAGAGGCTTCAACGGATCAGCAGTAA
- the LOC108599125 gene encoding U4/U6 small nuclear ribonucleoprotein Prp3 isoform X2, whose product MMAHAQREIEERKRALNNLRDKDPLLASVPQIGLPVALATQALSKKPTPEDSEKARKIAELQAQIRAKLTGNLANLINQQPSAVAAAAAAAAAAQQQRPKPLILDEEGRTVDKSGRAINIPTVTPTLKANIRAKKREVFQRQTVGSEGGSAGGSHTVQDDAAKFFDERIMQKPTVRTKRTLRFHEPGKFQQLAERLRMKTQLERLQNEISQIARKTGISSATKLALIAPKQDMPEDAPQMEWWDSVILTQDLQTLDEASGKISIRQNAITNLIEHPTQMKPPNEPLKPVYLPVFLTKKERKKLRRQNRREAWKEEQEKIRLGLVAPPEPKLRISNLMRVLGTDAVQDPTKIEAHVREQMAKRQKAHEDANNARKLTTEQKSEKKQRKLKEDTSCGVHVSVYRIRDMQDNQSKKFKVETNAKQLQMTGSVALFRDCCVVVVEGGPKQQKKYRRLMLHRIKWEEDIVKGDGQEEVPNSCVLVWEGTAQRRHFGEIKFKVFPMEKMAREFFQKHQVEHYWDLAYSGAVLEASTDQQ is encoded by the exons ATGATGGCCCATGCACAGCGCGAGATCGAGGAACGCAAGCGTGCGCTAAATAATCTTCGAGATAAGGATCCCTTGCTGGCATCAGTGCCACAAATTGGGTTGCCTGTTGCTCTAGCCACACAAGCTCTGTCCAAGAAGCCCACACCCGAGGATTCCGAGAAGGCTCGAAAGATAGCCGAACTGCAAGCGCAGATCCGCGCCAAGTTAACTGGCAATCTGGccaatttaattaatcaacaaCCCTCAGCTGTtgccgcagcggcagcagctgcagctgcagcacaacaacagcgtcCCAAGCCGCTTATATTAGATGAGGAGGGTCGCACTGTAGACAAAAGTGGACGTGCTATCAATATACCTACAGTAACACCTACGCTCAAAGCAAACATACGTGCCAAGAAGCGGGAAGTCTTCCAGCGCCAAACTGTTGGCAGCGAGGGAGGTAGCGCAGGCGGTTCACACACGGTCCAAGACGATGCCGCCAAGTTCTTTGATGAACGCATTATGCAAAAGCCGACTGTGCGCACCAAGCGCACTCTGCGGTTCCATGAACCTGGCAAGTTCCAGCAGCTGGCGGAGCGTTTGCGCATGAAAACCCAGCTAGAACGACTGCAGAACGAAATCTCGCAAATAGCGCGTAAAACAGGCATTTCCTCAGCTACCAAACTAGCGTTAATAGCCCCCAAGCAGGACATGCCTGAGGATGCGCCACAAATGGAGTGGTGGGACTCTGTCATACTCACACAGGATCTGCAGACGTTGGACGAGGCAAGTGGAAAGATAAGCATACGTCAAAATGCTATCACCAATCTGATTGAGCATCCCACACAGATGAAGCCGCCAa ATGAGCCGCTCAAGCCAGTTTATCTGCCCGTCTTTCTCACCAAAAAGGAGCGTAAGAAGTTGCGTCGTCAAAATCGTCGAGAAGCTTGGAAAGAGGAACAGGAAAAAATACGTTTGGGTCTAGTAGCACCGCCGGAGCCGAAGCTACGCATATCTAACCTAATGCGTGTGCTGGGCACAGACGCAGTGCAGGATCCCACCAAGATAGAGGCGCATGTGCGCGAGCAAATGGCCAAGCGACAAAAGGCGCACGAGGATGCTAACAATGCCAGAAAGCTGACCACCGAGCAGAAGAGCGAGAAGAAGCAGCGCAAGCTTAAAGAGGACACTAGCTGTGGTGTGCATGTAAGCGTGTATCGCATACGTGATATGCAGGATAACCAAAGTAAAAAGTTCAAAGTGGAAACgaatgccaagcagctgcagatgACGGGCAGCGTGGCGCTCTTTCGAGATTGCTGCGTGGTCGTTGTTGAGGGTGGTCccaagcagcagaagaagtaTCGCCGCCTGATGTTGCATCGCATTAAGTGGGAGGAGGATATTGTCAAAGGTGATGGACAGGAGGAAGTGCCAAATTCGTGTGTGCTTGTCTGGGAGGGCACCGCACAGCGACGACATTTTGgcgaaatcaaatttaaagtcTTTCCCATGGAGAAAATGGCGCGCGAGTTCTTTCAGAAGCATCAGGTGGAGCACTACTGGGATTTAGCCTATTCCGGCGCAGTGCTAGAGGCTTCAACGGATCAGCAGTAA
- the LOC108599123 gene encoding LOW QUALITY PROTEIN: chromodomain-helicase-DNA-binding protein Mi-2 homolog (The sequence of the model RefSeq protein was modified relative to this genomic sequence to represent the inferred CDS: deleted 2 bases in 1 codon), with protein sequence MASEEENDDNFQEEEEAVEDTAQVAELSNDSDAPLKPNNDEDDDYEPDDNRKKKKGKKRKTKKGEEKGRKKKKRKKNESEEDSDFVQHDEEVEYPSTSSKRGRKRKEEKQAQREKESSSSGMPSVEDVCSAFSVCDVEIEYSEDDLQSLTTYKSFTQHVRPILQKENPKIAAPKLMMLVAAKWREFCESNPHIQQEQPPAAAPEADEPRSSRSSRNEKPDDIYEEEEDEEEKLEEEEEEKKPRRKRSGRSSNKKGRRPSGKVPTLKIKFGKRKRDSSDEEPEASGASERDSDLEFERMLQKSDESADEKETEKSKPVAEATAAGAGAQEDGAPVVRKKAKTKIGNKFKKKSKLKKTKNFPEGEDGEHEHQDYCEVCQQGGEIILCDTCPRAYHLVCLEPELDEPPEGKWSCPHCEADGGAAEEEDDDEHQEFCRVCKDGGELLCCDSCPSAYHTFCLNPPLDTIPDGDWRCPRCSCPPLVGKAEKIITWRWVVQRRASSSEASTSKGAKQSQSGGNRIREYFIKWHNMSYWHCDWVSEVQLDVHHPLMIRSFQRKYDMEEPPKFEESLDEADTRFKRIQRHKDKVGMKHTDDDDEALEERFYKNGVKPEWLIVQRVINHRTARDGSTMYLVKWRELPYDKSTWEEEGDDIPGLRQAIDYYQDLRAVCTSETTRGSSSKKNKKGRKNKKLELDDEDRPVKHYTPPPEKPTTDLKKKYEGQPAFLDDTGMQLHPYQIEGINWLRYSWGQGIDTILADEMGLGKTIQTVTFLYSLYKEGHCRGPFLVAVPLSTLVNWEREFELWAPDFYCITYIGDKDSRAVIRENELTFDESAIRGTKVSRLRTTQYKFNVLLTSYELISMDAPCLGSIDWAVLVVDEAHRLKSNQSKFFRILNSYSIAYKLLLTGTPLQNNLEELFHLLNFLSRDKFNDLNAFQGEFADVSKEEQVKRLHEMLGPHMLRRLKTDVLKNMPSKSEFIVRVELSAMQKKFYKFILTKNYEALNSKSGGGSCSLINIMMDLKKCCNHPYLFPSAAEEAPTSAGGIYEINSLTKAAGKLVLLSKMLKQLKSQNHRVLIFSQMTKMLDILEDFLEGEQYKYERIDHGGITGTVRQEAIDRFNAPGAQQFVFLLSTRAGGLGINLATADTVIIYDSDWNPHNDIQAFSRAHRIGQANKVMIYRFVTRNSVEERVTQVAKRKMMLTHLVVRPGMGGKGANFTKQELDDILRFGTEDLFKEDDKEEAIHYDDKAVAELLDRSNRGIEEKESWANEYLSSFKVASYATKEEEEEEETEIIKQDAENSDPAYWVKLLRHHYEQHQEDVGRSLGKGKRVRKVVNYTDGGVVAADTTRDDSNWQDNGSEYNSEYSAGSDEDGGDDDFDEQNGERKAKRRLDRRDDRPLPPLLARVGGNIEVLGFNARQRKSFLNAIMRYGMPPQDAFNSQWLVRDLRGKSERNFKAYVSLFMRHLCEPGADNAETFADGVPREGLSRQHVLTRIGVMSLIRKKVQEFEHINGYYSMPELILKPCEPVRAGVAGVVAKVEPADGGVAAKAPAESATTSNSATPATSAAPSPAPASEKSEDKATLEKSTPEKQEVKSEPEAEGESKAAEAPVKEELSEESGDAKTTDATVKTEPTKVEPKEEAGKEKEDKPSPVKEQLKEEPKSSSEGEEKDKASEEKPSTSSSSTTTTTTATTTTNIIDDDDDDVMIVKEDGELEKPTAGVNANASANANSPKDQKNATTATATTKGVEDSLEVLKRKFMFNIADGGFTELHTLWLNEEKAAVPGREYEIWHRRHDYWLLAGIVTHGYGRWQDIQNDIRFAIINEPFKMDVGKGNFLEIKNKFLARRFKLLEQALVIEEQLRRAAFLNLAQDPSHPAMSLNARFAEVECLAESHQHLSKESLAGNKPANAVLHKVLNQLEELLSDMKSDVSRLPATLARIPPVAQRLQMSERSILSRLAATAGNASNAAQLMAQFPDGFQGTSLPAFTAGPAGNFANFRPQFSVPGQLSNNAGS encoded by the exons ATGGCATCAGAGGAAGAGAATGACGATAATTTCCAGG AAGAGGAAGAGGCCGTAGAGGATACTGCGCAGGTGGCAGAGCTATCCAATGATTCCGATGCGCCATTGAAGCCCAAT AATGACGAGGACGATGATTATGAGCCGGATGACAAtcgcaagaagaagaagggcAAGAAGCGCAAAACCAAGAAGGGCGAGGAGAAGGGGCGTAAAAAGAAGAAGCGCAAGAAGAATGAAAGCGAAGAGGACAGCGACTTTGTGCAGCATGATGAGGAGGTGGAATACCCCAGCACTTCATCCAAGCGCGGACGCAAACGCAAAGAGgaaaagcaagcgcaaagagaAAAGGAGTCTTCATCTTCAG GCATGCCCTCGGTGGAGGACGTGTGCTCTGCTTTCAGCGTATGCGATGTAGAGATTGAATACAGCGAGGACGATCTGCAAAGTTTGACTACGTACAAGTCGTTCACCCAGCACGTGCGTCCCATATTGCAAAAGGAGAATCCCAAGATTGCAGCGCCCAAGCTTATGATGCTGGTGGCCGCCAAGTGGCGTGAGTTTTGCGAGAGTAATCCCCATATACAACAGGAGCagcctccagctgctgctccagagGCCGATGAGCCACGCTCCTCACGCAGCTCGCGCAATGAGAAGCCCGACGATATCTatgaggaggaggaagacGAGGAAGAAAAGCT TGAAGAGGAAGAGGAGGAGAAGAAGCCACGTCGCAAGCGCAGcggacgcagcagcaacaaaaagggGCGTCGTCCCTCTGGCAAGGTGCCTACGCTGAAGATTAAGTTTGGTAAACGCAAGCGCGACAGCTCCGATGAGGAGCCAGAAGCCAGCGGTGCTTCTGAGCGTGATTCGGATTTGGAATTCGAGCGTATGCTGCAAAAGTCCGATGAAAGCGCTGATGAAAAGGAAACGGAGAAGTCTAAGCCGGTCGCGgaggcaacagctgctggtgctggcgcaCAGGAGGATGGTGCGCCTGTGGTGCGCAAAAAGGCCAAGACCAAGATTGGCAACAAGTTCAAGAAGAAGAGCAAGCTAAAGAAAACCAAGAACTTCCCAGAGGGTGAAGATGGCGAGCACGAGCATCAGGATTATTGCGAGGTGTGCCAACAGGGCGGTGAGATTATACTGTGCGACACCTGTCCACGCGCCTATCATTTGGTTTGCCTGGAACCAGAGCTGGATGAGCCGCCAGAGGGCAAGTGGTCGTGTCCGCATTGCGAGGCCGATGGCGGTGCCGCCGAAGAGGAGGACGATGATGAGCATCAGGAGTTTTGTCGCGTGTGCAAGGATGGCGGCGAGCTGCTCTGCTGCGACTCTTGCCCATCGGCTTATCACACTTTCTGTTTGAATCCGCCACTGGACACCATACCCGACGGCGATTGGCGCTGCCCACGCTGCAGCTGTCCACCGCTGGTCGGCAAGGCCGAGAAGATCATTACTTGGCGCTGGGTAGTGCAGCgtcgcgccagcagcagcgaagccTCCACCTCAAAGGGAGCCAAGCAGTCGCAATCGGGTGGCAATCGCATACGCGAGTATTTCATCAAGTGGCACAACATGTCCTACTGGCACTGCGATTGGGTCTCTGAGGTGCAGCTGGATGTGCATCATCCGTTGATGATACGCTCCTTCCAGCGCAAGTACGACATGGAGGAGCCTCCCAAGTTTGAGGAGTCGCTGGATGAGGCGGACACGCGCTTTAAGCGCATACAACGCCACAAGGACAAGGTGGGCATGAAGCACACGGACGATGACGACGAGGCGCTGGAGGAGCGATTCTACAAGAACGGCGTCAAGCCCGAATGGCTGATTGTCCAGCGTGTGATCAATCATCGCACTGCACGCGATGGCAGCACGATGTATTTGGTCAAGTGGCGGGAGCTGCCCTACGACAAGTCCACCTGGGAAGAGGAGGGCGATGACATACCTGGTCTACGCCAGGCCATTGATTACTATCAGGACTTGCGCGCAGTCTGCACCTCGGAGACAACTCGTGGCtccagcagcaagaaaaacaagaaGGGACGCAAGAATAAGAAACTGGAACTGGATGACGAGGATCGTCCCGTCAAGCATTACACGCCGCCGCCAGAGAAGCCTACCACTGATCTCAAAAAGAAATATGAGGGCCAGCCTGCTTTCCTGGATGACACTGGCATGCAGCTGCATCCTTATCAGATCGAAGGCATCAACTGGCTGCGCTACAGCTGGGGGCAGGGCATCGATACTATTTTGGCAGATGAAATGGGTCTGGGCAAGACCATACAAACGGTCACCTTTTTGTATTCTCTTTACAAGGAGGGTCACTGCCGTGGTCCCTTCCTCGTTGCCGTGCCGCTGTCCACCCTGGTCAACTGGGAGCGTGAGTTTGAGCTCTGGGCGCCAGACTTTTATTGCATTACCTACATTGGCGACAAGGATTCGCGTGCCGTCATACGCGAGAATGAGCTGACCTTCGATGAGAGCGCCATACGTGGCACCAAAGTCTCACGACTCCGAACCACGCAATACAAGTTCAATGTGCTGCTCACCAGCTATGAGCTAATCTCGATGGATGCCCCTTGCTTGGGCAGCATTGATTGGGCTGTGCTGGTGGTGGATGAGGCGCATCGTCTGAAGAGCAACCAGAGCAAGTTCTTCCGCATACTCAACAGCTATAGCATTGCCTATAAGCTGCTCCTGACCGGCACACCGCTGCAGAATAATCTCGAGGAGTTGTTCCATTTGCTCAATTTCCTCAGTCGCGACAAGTTTAACGATCTGAACGCGTTCCAGGGTGAATTCGCGGATGTGTCCAAGGAGGAGCAAGTGAAGCGTTTGCATGAAATGCTGGGACCGCACATGCTGCGTCGTCTCAAGACCGATGTGCTCAAGAACATGCCCTCCAAGTCGGAGTTCATCGTGCGTGTGGAGCTGTCGGCCATGCAGAAGAAGTTCTACAAGTTCATCCTGACCAAGAACTATGAGGCACTGAACTCCAAGAGCGGCGGTGGCTCCTGCTCTTTGATTAACATCATGATGGATTTGAAAAAGTGCTGCAACCATCCGTATCTATTTCCCTCGGCGGCTGAGGAGGCACCGACCTCCGCTGGCGGCATATATGAGATCAATTCGCTGACCAAGGCTGCCGGCAAGCTGGTGCTGCTCTCCAAGATGCTCAAGCAGCTCAAGTCGCAGAATCATCGCGTGCTGATCTTCTCCCAAATGACCAAAATGTTGGACATACTGGAGGACTTCCTCGAGGGCGAGCAGTACAAGTATGAGCGTATTGAT CATGGCGGCATTACGGGCACAGTGCGCCAGGAAGCAATCGATAGATTCAACGCGCCCGGCGCCCAGCAGTTCGTCTTCTTGCTGAGTACACGCGCCGGCGGCTTGGGCATTAATCTGGCCACCGCCGATACGGTCATCATCTATGACTCGGATTGGAATCCGCACAATGATATACAGGCCTTCTCGCGTGCCCATCGTATTGGCCAGGCCAACAAGGTGATGATCTATCGCTTTGTCACGCGCAATTCAGTGGAGGAGCGTGTGACGCAGGTGGCCAAGCGCAAGATGATGTTGACCCATCTGGTGGTGCGTCCCGGCATGGGAGGCAAGGGCGCCAACTTTACCAAGCAGGAGCTGGATGATATATTGCGCTTCGGCACGGAGGATCTGTTCAAGGAGGATGACAAGGAGGAGGCTATTCACTATGACGATAAGGCAGTGGCTGAACTGCTTGATCGCAGCAATCGTGGCATTGAGGAGAAGGAATCCTGGGCCAATGAGTATCTATCTTCATTCAAGGTGGCCTCCTATGCCACcaaggaggaggaggaagaggaGGAAACCGAGATCATCAAGCAGGATGCCGAGAACTCTGATCCCGCCTACTGGGTGAAGCTGCTGCGTCATCACTACGAACAGCACCAGGAGGATGTGGGACGCTCCTTGGGCAAAGGCAAACGCGTGCGCAAGGTGGTCAACTATACGGATGGCGGTGTTGTCGCCGCCGACACCACTCGCGACGACTCTAACTGGCAGGACAATGGCAGCGAATACAATTCCGAGTACTCCGCCGGCAGCGACGAGGACGGTGGCGACGATGACTTTGATGAGCAAAACGGCGAACGCAAAGCTAAGCGTCGTCTGGATCGTCGCGACGATCGTCCGCTGCCGCCACTTCTGGCTCGCGTCGGTGGCAACATTGAGGTGCTGGGCTTCAATGCGCGACAGCGCAAGAGCTTCCTCAATGCCATCATGCGCTACGGCATGCCGCCCCAGGACGCCTTCAATTCGCAGTGGCTGGTGCGTGATCTGCGCGGTAAATCCGAGCGCAACTTCAAGGCCTACGTCTCTCTCTTTATGCGCCATCTCTGCGAGCCCGGCGCCGACAATGCCGAGACTTTTGCGGATGGTGTGCCGCGCGAGGGACTCTCCCGGCAGCATGTGCTCACGCGCATTGGCGTCATGTCGCTCATTCGCAAAAAGGTGCAGGAGTTTGAGCACATCAATGGTTACTACAGCATGCCCGAGCTCATACTCAAGCCTTGCGAGCCAGTGCGTGCGGGCGTCGCTGGCGTCGTTGCCAAGGTGGAACCAGCGGATGGTGGCGTTGCAGCAAAGGCGCCGGCAGAGAGCGCCACCACCAGCAATAGCGCCACGCCTGCTACTAGTGCAGCGCCCAGTCCAGCGCCTGCCTCGGAGAAGAGCGAGGACAAGGCGACGCTGGAGAAGAGCACTCCCGAGAAGCAAGAGGTTAAGTCGGAACCGGAGGCTGAAGGAGAGAGCAAGGCAGCCGAGGCGCCCGTCAAGGAGGAACTGAGCGAGGAGTCGGGTGATGCCAAGACCACTGATGCCACTGTAAAGACAGAGCCCACCAAGGTGGAGCCCAAAGAAGAGGCCGGCAAAGAGAAAGAGGATAAACCATCGCCTGTTAAGGAACAGCTCAAGGAGGAgcccaagagcagcagcgagggCGAGGAGAAGGACAAGGCAAGTGAGGAGAAGCCttccaccagcagcagcagcaccaccaccaccaccaccgctaccaccaccaccaacattattgatgatgatgatgacgatgttATGATTGTCAAGGAGGATGGTGAGCTAGAGAAGCCCACCGCTGGCGTTAATGCCAATGCCAGCGCCAATGCCAATTCACCTAAGGATCAGAAGAATGCTACCACAGCCACAGCGACCACCAAGGGCGTGGAGGACAGTCTCGAGGTGCTTAAGCGCAAGTTCATGTTCAACATTGCCGATGGCGGCTTCACCGAGCTGCACACGCTCTGGCTCAATGAGGAGAAGGCAGCTGTGCCTGGACGCGAGTACGAGATCTGGCATCGCCGCCATGACTATTGGCTACTGGCGGGCATTGTGACACATGGCTATGGACGCTGGCAGGATATACAGAACGATATACGCTTTGCCATCATCAATGAGCCCTTCAAAATGGATGTAGGCAAGGGTAACTTTTTGGAGATCAAGAACAAGTTTTTGGCTCGTCGCTTTAAACTTCTGGAGCAGGCGCTGGTCATtgaggagcagctgcgtcgCGCCGCATTCTTGAATCTCGCACAGGATCCCAGCCATCCGGCCATGTCGCTGAATGCGCGCTTTGCCGAGGTCGAGTGCCTCGCCGAGTCGCACCAGCATCTGAGCAAGGAGTCGCTGGCGGGCAATAAGCCAGCAAATGCAGTGCTGCACAAAGTGCTCAATCAGCTGGAGGAGCTGCTGTCCGATATGAAGAGCGATGTCTCACGCTTGCCCGCCACGCTGGCTCGCATTCCGCCCGTGGCGCAGCGCCTGCAAATGTCGGAGCGCTCCATACTGTCGCGCCTGGCAGCAACCGCTGGCAATGCCTCCAATGCGg CCCAACTGATGGCTCAGTTCCCGGATGGTTTCCAGGGCACTAGCCTGCCAGCCTTTACGGCCGGACCCGCAGGCAATTTCGCCAACTTTAGGCCACAGTTCTCGGTGCCCGGGCAGTTGTCCAACAATGCTGGCTCCTAA